One stretch of Pelmatolapia mariae isolate MD_Pm_ZW linkage group LG3_W, Pm_UMD_F_2, whole genome shotgun sequence DNA includes these proteins:
- the LOC134624147 gene encoding butyrophilin-like protein 2 yields MTVHVYESGNNQPHKQDQGYRGRTEMKEDPLRTGDFSLTLKDFYLTDSGRYTCTVYNKDGNVLLQKSVTLAVRVPPPEWVEVLVVTEGEESVLLPFKTTPDLPQDVTVEWTLTQPKPMKVHVYESGNNQPDKQDQGYRGRTEMDEDPLNTKDLSLTLKDLRLTDSGVYTCTVYNKDGHMLLQKEVTLNVTVPQTKMLEVTQGERSVLLPFKTTPDLPQDVTVEWTLTQPKPMKVHMYESGKNQPDKQDQDYRGRTQMNEDRVKNKDLSLTLKNLHFTDRGVYTCTVYNKDVQPHT; encoded by the exons ATGacggtccacgtgtatgagagtgGAAACAATCAGCCGCATAAACAAGACCAGGGCTACAGAGGTCGCACAGAGATGAAGGAAGATCCACTGAGAACTGGAGacttcagtctgaccctgaaagacttctacctcactgacagtggacgctacacctgcaccgtctacaacaaggatgggaacgtgctgctacagaaatcagtgactctcgctgtcagag TTCCTCCTCCAGAGTGGGTGGAGGTGTTGGTAGTGACCGAAGGAGaggagtctgtcctgctgccctttaagaCCACACCTGACCTTCCtcaggacgtcacagtggagtggactCTCACTCAACCCAAACCCatgaaggtccacgtgtatgagagtgGAAACAATCAGCCAGATAAACAAGACCAGGGTTACAGAGGTcgcacagagatggatgaagatccactgaacactaaagacctcagtctgaccctgaaagacctccgccttactgacagtggagtctacacctgcaccgtctacaacaaggacggacacatgctgctacagaaagaAGTGACTCTCAATGTCACAG ttCCTCAGACAAAGATGTTGGAGGTAACACAGGGTGAAaggtctgtcctgctgccctttaagaCCACACCTGACCTTCCtcaggacgtcacagtggagtggactCTCACTCAACCCAAACCCATGAAGGTTCACATGTATGAGAGTGGAAAAAATCAGCCAGATAAACAAGACCAGGATTACAGAGGTCGCACACAGATGAACGAAGATCGAGTGAAAaataaagacctcagtctgaccctgaaaaaCCTCCACTTTACTGAccgtggagtctacacctgcaccgtctacaataAGGATGTGCAGCCTCACACATAA